The window CGAACGTCCCCGACCTGCCAACGTAAGAGGTCCGCCACGATCAGTCCTCCTCTCGGGCGGGTCCGTAGACCTCCCGAATCGATTCGCCCGCGTCGAACCGCGCTTGCGTGCGTTCCATGAGAGCGATGGCGTCCGGCGTCGATGCGATCTTTTGAAACTCGACCTGCTCGTTGCGCAGCGCTTCGGTCAGAGGCTTGTCGTCGTTGTCGTTCAGAATTCGCTTCAGGGCGGCGAGGGCCGCCGCCGGACGACCGGCCAGCCGTTCGGCCCAGTCGAGAGCCGCCTTCACCGCACCCCCCTCGGGCACCACGCGGTTCACGCCGCCGAGCTCGTAGATGCGGCGTGCCGGCATCGGCGCACCGTCGAGTACCATCTCGGCCGCGACCGTTCGCCCGACGAGACGCATCAGCCGACTCGTCCCGCCGATCCCCGTGGTCAACCCGAGCAGGACCTCGGGTTGGCTGAACGTTGCTTGCTCTTCCGCCACGCGGAGGTCGCACGCCCAGCCGAGTTCGGCCCCACCGCCGGCGCACGAGCCGGATACGGCCGCGATGGTCACGACCTCGGGGGCCGCCAGTTCGCTGAGCGTTCGGAACCATCCTTCCGCCGGACCACTCGTCGGCTTTTTCGTGATCATGTCGCAGATGTCGCGGAGCCAGGCGTGCTCGAACCAATGCCCGGCGAATGCGGAAGACAGAACCGAGACGCGCACCCCGCTTTCGCGCGCTTCCTGAAGTGCGTCGGCGAGGCCGTTCACGGCCTCCCAGGAAACGAATCCGCCGATGTCGGCGGTGTTCATCTCAATCAATGCCACTCCCTCGCGGGGGCGGCTCAGCTGGACTCGGTTCGACATGACGTCCCTCCTCGGCTCTCGAAGTAACCCACGCATGCAGCAACTACCATGGTCGGCGACCGCCGGGGTCGGTATACGATCTGATTATGGATCTCGAGCTCGAGGGAAAACGCGTCATCGTCACCGGCGGCAGTAAGGGAATCGGCCGCGCCATCACCGAACGGTTCTTGCGCGAAGGCGCTCGGGTCGCGATCTGCGCACGGAAGGAAGACGTCCTTTCGGCCGCAGCGGAAGAGATGGCGGCCCTCGGCGAGATCCATCATCGCGCCGCCCACATGGGGAAACCCGACGAGCCGGCCGAGTTCGCGAACTGGGCGGCCGAACGGCTCGGCGGCCTCGACATCGTGGTCTCCAACGTGAGCGCCATGAACACCGACTTTCGCCGCTGCGTCGAGGTCGACATCATGGGAGCGCAGTCGTTGCTCCGCACGTCGCTCGACCACATGGAGGCAAACGCCGGTGCGAACCTGATCTGCATCGCCTCACGAGCCGCGTCGGTCGGAATCCCCTTTCTGCAGTCCTACGCGGCCGTCAAGGCGGCGACGGTGAGCATGGTCAAATCGCTCGCGCTCGAACTCGCCGGCCGAGGCATCCGTGCGAACGTCGTCTCGCCGGGCGATATCAAGTTCGAAGGCGGCGTCTGGGGACGCGCTGAAACCGAGGACCCCAAGCTCTACAAATCTATCCTCCGCGAGAACCCGATGGGTCGACTCGGGCGCCCCGAGGAGATCGCCGACGTCGTGGCCTTCATCGCGAGCGAGCGCGCGAGCTTCGTGTCCGGCGCGCACCTCCTCGTCGACGGCGCCGCGACCCGGAGCCTGCAACTCTAGTGCAGTGCCCGATGGCCGGAATGGAGGGGCTCCCGGCCTAGGCCTTGTAGAAGCTCTTTCCTGCCCCCACGATCCCGACGGACGGAAGTTTCACAGAGTTCGAAGGATCCCGGACCGCCCGGCCGATGACCTTGGCCACGGACCCCTCGGCGCGAACCAACTCGAGCGCCTTGTCTGCCGCGTCTTCGGGAAGGACGATGCAGAAGCCGATACCCATGTTGAACGTGGCGTACATCTCGGCGTTGTCGAGCTTCGCGCGCTCGGCGATCAGCTCGTACAGAAGCGGCGGCTCGAGGAGGTCGTCGAACTCGAAGCCGATGTCCTGCGCATCGATCCGCAGGAGGTTCAGGAGCCCGTCTCCAGTGATGTGGGCCAGCGCCCGCACCGGAAGCCCGGCATCGAGAAGGGCCATCACCTCGCGCACATAGATCCGTGTCGGGACGAGCAGTTCTTCGCCGACACTGCGGCCGCCGAGTACCCCGGGGCGCTCGGAGTACGCCTCGGCCCCGTGCCCGTTCGCCAGCACTTTCCTCGCGAGGGTGAGCCCGTTCGAGTGGATGCCCGAGGCGGCGAGGCCGATCACGACATCACCCGGTGCGACGTCGCGCCCTACGATCAGCTTGTCCATCGAGACGACGCCGACGGCGGTCGCCACCACGTCGAAGCTCTCACGCCCGTCGGGCTCGTGCGGGCGGAGGAGGTCCTTCACCTGCGCGATCTCGCCACCGGGAATGCTAATCCTCGCCTGCCGCGCGCCTTCGACCAGCCCTTGCGATAGCTGGTCCAAGAGCTCCGCGTCCGTACCGGGGACCGCAATGTAGTCCACCAGGGCGATCGGCTCGGCGCCGACGCACAGGACGTCGTTCACGTTCATGGCGATGAGGTCAATTCCGACGGTGTCGTATCGGCGCAGCGCGTGGGCGACCAGGATTTTGGTACCGACACCGTCGGTACCAATCGCCAGCCCCATGCCACCCCCCAGGTCGAGCACGTTGGCAAAGAACCCGTTGGGAAGCGCCGGCTTGCCGCGCCGCGGAAACGAGTTTGTCTCGGCCAGGCGGGCAACGAGCTTGCCCAGCCCCCCCTCGAGACCGACCACGTCCACTCCCGATTCCGCGTAACTCTTCACCTCGTCCGAACTCACCCGATCACCTCCTGGTCCCGAAGCTTCTGGATCTCAGCCGATCCGAGCCCGAGCAGTTCGGACAGTACCGAATCCGCGTGCTCTCCGCAGAGCGGCCCCGGAGCGGCTACTCGGCCCGGGCTCCGACCCGACAAGAACGGAATTCCGTCGAACACGTGCTCCTCCTCGCCTTCCGCGGCCGCCGTTTCGAAATAGCCCCGTGCCGCCAGCTGCGGATCCGCCGCGAGGTCGGCTCCATTCGCGACGAGGGCCGCCTCGACGCCCGCCTCCTGGAGTCGGGTCTCGGCGTCTTCTGCGCGTAGTCGGCGAGTCCAGCCCGAGAGACGCGCATCGATCTCCTGCCGCCTCGCCTGACGCTGGGCGAGCTCGGACCACTCCTGGGCGACCGCCCAGACCTCGCCGTCACGCGCCAGGACTGCGGCGAGACGTCCCCACATCGCGTCATCGGCGATCGAGAGAGCGAGCCATCGATCGTCATCCGCGCCGTCGGAGGCACAGCGATAGATTCCCTGCGGCGTGCGCGCGCCTTCCTGGGAACCGTTTGCAGGTGCCTCCACCTCGCGTCCGGCAAGCAAGTCCAGAACGCTGGGGCCGAGGAGAGCCACGAGGTTCTCGAACTGCGACAGGTCGACGACCTGTCCCTCCCCAGTCCGGTTTCGATGCCGAAGCGCGGCCAGCGTCGCGAACGCACCCATTAGCCCAGCCGCCATGTCGGACCAGGAATAGCCCCAACCCGCCGCCGCGCCTCCCTCGGTTCGCATCAGATGTGGGTACCCGACGAGCGCTTGCAGGGTTGGGCCGTAGCTCACCTGATCTCGCGCCGGTCCGTCGAGGCCGAACCCGGTCAGACGCACGGCGATCGCGTCGATGCGGCGCCGCTGCAGCGAGTCGTAGTCGAGACCCCACCCCTGCATCACACGCGCCGAGAAGTTATCGATCACGACGTCGGCCTCGGCCGCGAGACGCTGCGCCAAATGGCGGCCTGCTTCCGTCTCCATGTCGATCACGATGCTCTGCTTCCCGCGATTTAGGTTCCCGGTCAAACCACTGCGCCTCGTCCCGAAGTCCGAAGCATTGCGGCGCTCCACCTTCACGACGCGCGCACCCTGGTCCGCGAGAGTCCGCGTGGCGACCGGCCCGGCGACGACCCAGGTGAAGTCGAGAACCACGACGCCGTCGAGCGGTAGGTCCGACGAGTGCCCTTGGGGCGTCCGCCCCGCCGAGCCGACATGACCCCACTCCTGGAAGACGGCCTCGCAATCGGCGCCGGGCGCCGCGGGCAGACGGCCCGGCCCTTCCGATCGCGCCGAAAACCGGCAGGGAGCGCCGGGGAGCGCGACCGTCTCAGCCCCTACCCTCCGGACATCCACGAAGCCTCGCGCGGCCAACTGAGGCTCGGCCGCAAGAGTCTCAGGCCGACGCGCTTCTGCGAACGGGAGCCGACGAAGCTGCGCGCCCTCGCACACCTCCCGCGTTGACCGTGTCGCCAACCACGCGTCGAGCCCGCCAAAGATCGACTCGGCATGGGCCTTCCTCTCCGCAACGTCTTGCCAACGCGGATCCGTGAGCTCCCGCGCGTCAGCGCATTCACTCGCGACCCACTCGGAAAGCGTCGTCCAGTCCCCGAGGTGCGTGAGCAAGACCAGGCCGTCGAGAGCGGCTCCTATCCGGAAGGTGCGGCTCCAGTGCAGCGTTCCCTGCCGACGCTGCACGAGACCGGTCTGGCGATACAGCCCAGTCACGTGTTCCACCGCACCCGCCGTCGCCGCCTCGACGGAGAGATCGATGATCTGGCCTTCGCCCGTCCGGTCACGTGCGGCCAGGCCGACGAGAGCGGCGATCGCACCGACGATCCCGGTCGCCGTGTAGGCCGCCAGGCCGAAGGGCGCGAGGGGCGCCTCGTCCGGATGACCGTTCACAAAGACCATGCCCCCGCGCGCGGCGCAGATGAGATCCGAACCCCTCCAAGCCGCATGCGGACCCGTCAGACCGAAAGGCGTCACCCGAAGCACGACCGCACCCAGAGGCGCCGCATCCAGCGGATCCGGCGATCCCACCGGCAGCGCCGGCGCCATGGACCGCGCGTCCACGATCACGTCGGCGCTGCGCGCGAGCGTGCTCAGCGCGTCGAGGCCCGCATCCGACGCGAGATCGAGAACGACACTGCGCTTGCTGTGGTTCGCGTAAAGATGTGCGAGGCTCTCGCCCCCGCGCAATGGCTCGAGGCGACGAATCGGCGCGCCCCCGGGCGGCTCGACCCGAACCACGTCCGCGCCGCACTCCCCAAGGATCCGGGAGCACAACGCCCCGGCGTGATCCGAGAGATCGAGAACGCGCAGGCCCGAGAGCGGCATCGCGCCGGCCGGTGCTCTCAGCGCTCGCCGGGCCGCGAGAAGATCTCCCGCCCGTCTTCGGTGAGCTCGGAGATCCGCGAGATCCGATCGGCCAGATCCTCGACCGTCTCGCTTCGCGCGGAACCGAGGTCGATCAGGATCGCGTACAGCGAGAAGTTGCGCTTCTTCTTCGCGCGATGGAACTCCTCCCTCCATTCCGGGTCGACCGCGGACTCGCCATCGGTGATGAGAACGATGTCCGCCCGCTTCATCTCGCGACCAGAGATCTTGTCGACGGCCGCGTCGAGCGGCGCCATGAAGTCAGTGCCACCCCCGGAGAAGTGCTCGGCGAGGTCCATCGTCTCGTCGAGCGCTACCTGCCAGGCCGTACCCGGGTTCATGTCGAACTCCTTCAACGCCTTCGCATCCGCGAAGCAGACCACGTGACAACGGCGTCGCTGCCGGCGAGCGATCTCGACAAACGTGAGCGTCACCGCTTTCGACCAGATCTCCTTGTCACCCGACATCGACGAGCTCGTATCGAGGCACACCACGATCGGACCATGGCCGTGCGAGTCCACGCCCTTGAGCGAGTATGTGAGAAGTCCACCGTCTAGGAGACGTCGTTGGAAGTCACGCTTCAGAAGCGGATGCGTCAGCGCGACCAACTCGTGCGGCACCAAGCGAGCGATGTCGTCGAGGCTGCGGTGGCGGCCGACCTCGAACATCTCCTGATCGGCCCGATCGAGCACTTTCCGACGGACAGCAAGCGCGTTCTCCCGCATACGACCGAACACCTTCGCGAGCTTCTGCAGCTTCGGGTTGTCGGCCAGACGGCGGCCGAGGTCGATGCGCTGCCCCGCGTCGAGCTTTCCTCCGGCCCCGAGACCGCGCCCCCAACTCGAAAGCGCCTCGGGCAGGTCCTGCACCTTCGTTGCGGCCTGCGCGGCCGCCCCGAGGATGCTCTTCTCAAGCCGGTCCCGGACCCGCTCCAGGCCCTCTTCGACGTGTCGCTCCTTCTGCCTCTGCTGCGCCGCCGCAACTCGCGCGGCGCGCTTGGCGCTCGCGGCCGCACGGCGCATCGCGCTGGGATCACCCGAGCCCCCTTCACCCTCGGCACCGGGCTCACCTTCGGCTCCGGGTTCGCCGGATGCCGGCTCGCCCTCACCCGGCGGCGCCGCACCTTCGTCCGCAGCCGAGTCCAGTATCTCGATGTCTTCGGCGTCTCCTTCGACCTCGCCCGCCGGGACCGCGATCTCGTCGCCGGATTCGGTCTCCGCGGCCTCCTGCGCTTCCTGCGCAGAAGCGAGATCTTCGGCGACCTCCGACTGTTCCTCGGCGTCGCGGACCTTCTCCTCTTCCCGCGAGAGGCTCCAGAGATCCAAGAGGTCGCCGGCGGTGAGTACGCGATCCTCACGGAGAGCCTTCAAGAGCGATTCGCCGATCGACACGGTCGCTAGACCGGCATGCGCTTCGTCGAGAAGGGTCTTCGGCCGTAACGCCGGGTAGGCCTGTCCTTCGAGCAGTTCCGACACCACCTTGCGGTTGAGCGCGGTGCTCGGTGCGGTCGCCTGTGGATCGAACGAGACGACGTTGTACTTAAAGAGAGCGCAGAAGACGTCGTCGAGCAGTGCATCGAAATGCGGAACGAGCCGGCCGCCCTCGGCGTCGAGGTTCTTCCAGGCCACGGAGCCGGCACGCAGGCGCGCGATTGCGGCTCGATCGTACAGATCAGACTCGACGGTGTGAGCGTCGAGCCCGTCCGAGTCGTCGCTCACGCGCTCACGTCCCGCCCAGGCCTCGCCGAATCGCGTCGATCTCCGCACGCGCTTGCACCGCGCGCGGGACCTCCCGCCCGGCGGCGGTCGCGTCGCGCTCGAGATCGTCGAGTCGAACCAGAATGCGACGCAGCTTCGTCTCTACCTCGATGATGGCCTGCGTCTGCTCGTCCATGCTCTTCCACCCGCGACCAGCGTACTCCTTCAGCTCGAGCGCCTGGAAGAGAAGTTCCTGGACCTCCTCGTCGTGCCCGTGCACCAGCTTGCGGAGCGCCTCCCGGACGACCTCGCGCTCGGCGGGATCGTTCCACAAGACGTGCTCCAGAAACAGGACTTCCTCGTCACCCACCACGTCATGCCCGCGGAGAAGCGCGAGGCCGCGCAGCAGACCGAGGCTCTGGCGATAGCGGCGATCCGACGCGACCACCTCCTTCTCGCCGAGATCGCGACGGAGCTCGACGATGTGGCCGAGGACCGTCTCCGGAATCTCGATCGCGCGGGCCGCCTCCGCGAGAGTCGCGAGATCGCTCGCCGACAGCATCGTGCCGCCATGCGGTTCGTCCGCTCCCAGCATTCTGAGGAAGCGCCAATCCTCTTCGATGTAGTCGACGACGAACCGCACCAGGAACCGATCGTAGACGGCGGAGAGCTCGTCTTCCTCGGGAAGCTCGTTCGCGGCACCGAAGAGCGTGATCAGCGGGGTCTGAATGCGTTCGCTGCCATTGTCGAAACAGCGCTCGTTCAGGAGCGTGAGGAGCGCGTTCAGAATCGACGAGCTCGCCTTGAAGACCTCGTCGAGGAACGCGATGTGCGCCTCGGGCAGCTTGTTCGTCGTGACGCGCCGGTACTCGTCTCGCTCGAGTGCCTTCAGGCTGACCGCACCGAAGACCTCCTCGGGCGTCGTGAACTTGGTGAGAAGCCACTGAAAGTAGCGTGCGCCCTCGATCCGCCGACAGACCCCATCTGCCAACATCGACTTCGCGGTGCCCGGCGGCCCGACGAGAAGGACGTGTTGGCCGGCAAGCAGCGCCGCCAACGATCCTTCGACCACGGCGTTGCGTTCAATGAA of the Candidatus Binatia bacterium genome contains:
- a CDS encoding CoA transferase, with product MPLSGLRVLDLSDHAGALCSRILGECGADVVRVEPPGGAPIRRLEPLRGGESLAHLYANHSKRSVVLDLASDAGLDALSTLARSADVIVDARSMAPALPVGSPDPLDAAPLGAVVLRVTPFGLTGPHAAWRGSDLICAARGGMVFVNGHPDEAPLAPFGLAAYTATGIVGAIAALVGLAARDRTGEGQIIDLSVEAATAGAVEHVTGLYRQTGLVQRRQGTLHWSRTFRIGAALDGLVLLTHLGDWTTLSEWVASECADARELTDPRWQDVAERKAHAESIFGGLDAWLATRSTREVCEGAQLRRLPFAEARRPETLAAEPQLAARGFVDVRRVGAETVALPGAPCRFSARSEGPGRLPAAPGADCEAVFQEWGHVGSAGRTPQGHSSDLPLDGVVVLDFTWVVAGPVATRTLADQGARVVKVERRNASDFGTRRSGLTGNLNRGKQSIVIDMETEAGRHLAQRLAAEADVVIDNFSARVMQGWGLDYDSLQRRRIDAIAVRLTGFGLDGPARDQVSYGPTLQALVGYPHLMRTEGGAAAGWGYSWSDMAAGLMGAFATLAALRHRNRTGEGQVVDLSQFENLVALLGPSVLDLLAGREVEAPANGSQEGARTPQGIYRCASDGADDDRWLALSIADDAMWGRLAAVLARDGEVWAVAQEWSELAQRQARRQEIDARLSGWTRRLRAEDAETRLQEAGVEAALVANGADLAADPQLAARGYFETAAAEGEEEHVFDGIPFLSGRSPGRVAAPGPLCGEHADSVLSELLGLGSAEIQKLRDQEVIG
- a CDS encoding SDR family NAD(P)-dependent oxidoreductase, giving the protein MDLELEGKRVIVTGGSKGIGRAITERFLREGARVAICARKEDVLSAAAEEMAALGEIHHRAAHMGKPDEPAEFANWAAERLGGLDIVVSNVSAMNTDFRRCVEVDIMGAQSLLRTSLDHMEANAGANLICIASRAASVGIPFLQSYAAVKAATVSMVKSLALELAGRGIRANVVSPGDIKFEGGVWGRAETEDPKLYKSILRENPMGRLGRPEEIADVVAFIASERASFVSGAHLLVDGAATRSLQL
- a CDS encoding VWA domain-containing protein yields the protein MSDDSDGLDAHTVESDLYDRAAIARLRAGSVAWKNLDAEGGRLVPHFDALLDDVFCALFKYNVVSFDPQATAPSTALNRKVVSELLEGQAYPALRPKTLLDEAHAGLATVSIGESLLKALREDRVLTAGDLLDLWSLSREEEKVRDAEEQSEVAEDLASAQEAQEAAETESGDEIAVPAGEVEGDAEDIEILDSAADEGAAPPGEGEPASGEPGAEGEPGAEGEGGSGDPSAMRRAAASAKRAARVAAAQQRQKERHVEEGLERVRDRLEKSILGAAAQAATKVQDLPEALSSWGRGLGAGGKLDAGQRIDLGRRLADNPKLQKLAKVFGRMRENALAVRRKVLDRADQEMFEVGRHRSLDDIARLVPHELVALTHPLLKRDFQRRLLDGGLLTYSLKGVDSHGHGPIVVCLDTSSSMSGDKEIWSKAVTLTFVEIARRQRRRCHVVCFADAKALKEFDMNPGTAWQVALDETMDLAEHFSGGGTDFMAPLDAAVDKISGREMKRADIVLITDGESAVDPEWREEFHRAKKKRNFSLYAILIDLGSARSETVEDLADRISRISELTEDGREIFSRPGER
- the purM gene encoding phosphoribosylformylglycinamidine cyclo-ligase codes for the protein MSSDEVKSYAESGVDVVGLEGGLGKLVARLAETNSFPRRGKPALPNGFFANVLDLGGGMGLAIGTDGVGTKILVAHALRRYDTVGIDLIAMNVNDVLCVGAEPIALVDYIAVPGTDAELLDQLSQGLVEGARQARISIPGGEIAQVKDLLRPHEPDGRESFDVVATAVGVVSMDKLIVGRDVAPGDVVIGLAASGIHSNGLTLARKVLANGHGAEAYSERPGVLGGRSVGEELLVPTRIYVREVMALLDAGLPVRALAHITGDGLLNLLRIDAQDIGFEFDDLLEPPLLYELIAERAKLDNAEMYATFNMGIGFCIVLPEDAADKALELVRAEGSVAKVIGRAVRDPSNSVKLPSVGIVGAGKSFYKA
- a CDS encoding enoyl-CoA hydratase/isomerase family protein — protein: MSNRVQLSRPREGVALIEMNTADIGGFVSWEAVNGLADALQEARESGVRVSVLSSAFAGHWFEHAWLRDICDMITKKPTSGPAEGWFRTLSELAAPEVVTIAAVSGSCAGGGAELGWACDLRVAEEQATFSQPEVLLGLTTGIGGTSRLMRLVGRTVAAEMVLDGAPMPARRIYELGGVNRVVPEGGAVKAALDWAERLAGRPAAALAALKRILNDNDDKPLTEALRNEQVEFQKIASTPDAIALMERTQARFDAGESIREVYGPAREED
- a CDS encoding AAA family ATPase yields the protein MDPGVEPAREKLQAVAAELSQAFIERNAVVEGSLAALLAGQHVLLVGPPGTAKSMLADGVCRRIEGARYFQWLLTKFTTPEEVFGAVSLKALERDEYRRVTTNKLPEAHIAFLDEVFKASSSILNALLTLLNERCFDNGSERIQTPLITLFGAANELPEEDELSAVYDRFLVRFVVDYIEEDWRFLRMLGADEPHGGTMLSASDLATLAEAARAIEIPETVLGHIVELRRDLGEKEVVASDRRYRQSLGLLRGLALLRGHDVVGDEEVLFLEHVLWNDPAEREVVREALRKLVHGHDEEVQELLFQALELKEYAGRGWKSMDEQTQAIIEVETKLRRILVRLDDLERDATAAGREVPRAVQARAEIDAIRRGLGGT